In Pseudomonadota bacterium, a single window of DNA contains:
- a CDS encoding Sua5/YciO/YrdC/YwlC family protein, with the protein MTKTVAFRQWSGNIDPSALKVLRKPGGIIVSPTKVGYIIMTTDERGLDRKFDVKERARNKPGVVLCSSISQLEKLAVLNDEILNFYQDHWDHDILLGCILPWSKSGKSFIPDDGSQNYMMDKRETSCFVIRFGTPSEQFAKVLWEQDKKLCFASSANPSGQGNRGVISGIGSKIESGVDMIVAADEYVASIQPNSSEKTRYEQGVMISMVDEEGVLVPEQKGQRGILPAPTLIRKGLSVDKITNLLSDHFNTWDFRQGAYY; encoded by the coding sequence ATGACTAAAACTGTGGCATTCCGCCAATGGAGCGGCAACATAGATCCGAGTGCATTAAAAGTTTTAAGAAAGCCCGGTGGCATCATCGTGAGCCCAACAAAGGTTGGTTATATTATAATGACCACTGATGAACGCGGCCTAGATCGAAAATTTGATGTGAAAGAGCGCGCGCGCAATAAACCGGGTGTAGTTCTCTGTAGTTCGATCAGTCAACTTGAAAAATTAGCCGTGCTTAACGATGAAATACTGAATTTTTATCAGGATCACTGGGACCATGATATACTACTCGGCTGCATCTTGCCTTGGTCTAAATCAGGGAAATCATTTATCCCTGACGACGGCTCCCAGAACTATATGATGGATAAACGCGAGACGAGTTGTTTTGTTATACGTTTCGGCACACCGTCCGAACAGTTTGCGAAGGTCCTTTGGGAACAAGATAAAAAACTTTGCTTTGCAAGCTCAGCTAACCCATCGGGGCAAGGAAACCGCGGCGTCATTTCCGGAATTGGATCTAAAATTGAGTCGGGCGTCGATATGATTGTTGCTGCCGATGAATACGTTGCCTCAATTCAGCCTAATAGTAGCGAGAAAACCCGCTATGAGCAGGGTGTTATGATATCAATGGTTGATGAGGAAGGCGTATTAGTACCGGAACAGAAGGGCCAGCGTGGAATTCTTCCAGCTCCCACTCTTATTCGGAAGGGTCTGAGCGTAGACAAAATCACAAACCTACTTTCTGACCACTTTAATACCTGGGACTTTAGGCAGGGCGCATATTACTAA
- a CDS encoding SDR family NAD(P)-dependent oxidoreductase codes for MTNSALIVGAGRGLSAAFARRLSDNGYKVALAARNIDKLSSITSDCNAICKACDCSDPQSISELYNWTDTELGDLSLVLFNASERLRGAIETLKTDEVKKAILTSCYGGFMVGQEAAKRMLGLGRGAIFFTGASASIKGYPQSSPFAISKFGLRGLAQSLARELAPKNIHVAHFVIDGGISTGDADPRNINGEKDALLKPEAIADTYFQVLQQHRSAWSWEVEVRPWCENF; via the coding sequence ATGACCAACAGTGCATTGATTGTGGGCGCGGGTAGAGGGCTTAGTGCAGCTTTTGCTCGCCGTCTTTCTGATAATGGATATAAAGTAGCACTGGCGGCGCGAAACATTGATAAGCTCAGTAGCATAACTTCTGATTGCAATGCCATTTGCAAGGCTTGTGATTGCAGCGATCCACAATCGATCTCTGAGCTTTACAACTGGACGGACACTGAATTAGGAGATTTGTCGTTAGTACTCTTCAATGCAAGCGAACGTCTGCGGGGTGCCATAGAAACGCTCAAAACCGATGAGGTAAAAAAAGCAATATTAACATCATGTTACGGTGGTTTTATGGTTGGCCAGGAGGCTGCCAAACGAATGTTAGGGCTGGGGCGGGGTGCCATTTTTTTCACTGGTGCATCTGCTAGTATAAAGGGTTATCCACAATCGTCTCCATTCGCGATCTCAAAATTCGGATTAAGGGGGCTTGCCCAAAGTTTAGCTCGTGAACTTGCGCCAAAAAATATTCACGTCGCTCATTTTGTAATAGATGGAGGTATTTCTACTGGGGATGCTGATCCACGTAATATAAATGGCGAGAAAGATGCACTACTAAAGCCAGAGGCAATCGCTGATACTTATTTTCAGGTATTGCAGCAACACAGAAGTGCATGGAGTTGGGAAGTTGAGGTGCGTCCATGGTGCGAAAACTTCTGA
- a CDS encoding nitroreductase, translating into MSSTAENENKIDPNDNDCLDTLNLVDRAIVSRGSTRAFLSTPVEHSLIKQILSVAAYAPSGSNMQPWKVTVLAGSARQRLSDAICEAFFSGDNGNERSWKYYPDEFFEPYKARRRACGIGLYQTLGIAKGETERMRRQRARNYKFFDAPVGMIFSIHNDLEIGSWMDLAMFLQTIMVSASGHGLHTCAQAAFGDYHEIIREHLGIPDDETVVCGMAIGYADLKQKVNKYRPQREPLSSFANFQFYDEEVSV; encoded by the coding sequence ATGTCAAGTACGGCCGAAAATGAAAATAAAATAGACCCCAATGATAATGATTGTCTGGATACTTTGAATTTGGTTGACAGGGCGATCGTGAGTCGTGGCTCAACACGTGCATTTTTATCAACCCCAGTTGAGCACAGTCTTATAAAACAAATTCTTTCTGTTGCGGCGTATGCCCCAAGCGGATCAAATATGCAGCCATGGAAAGTTACGGTGTTAGCGGGAAGTGCCCGTCAAAGACTTTCCGATGCAATCTGTGAGGCTTTCTTTTCCGGTGACAATGGTAACGAAAGAAGTTGGAAGTACTACCCGGATGAGTTTTTCGAGCCTTACAAAGCACGACGGAGAGCCTGCGGTATTGGGCTTTATCAGACGTTAGGTATTGCAAAAGGAGAAACTGAAAGAATGCGTCGTCAGCGGGCCCGTAATTATAAGTTTTTTGACGCACCAGTTGGGATGATATTCTCAATTCACAACGACCTTGAAATTGGCAGCTGGATGGATCTAGCAATGTTTTTGCAAACAATTATGGTGTCGGCTAGTGGACATGGATTGCATACTTGTGCGCAAGCAGCGTTCGGCGACTACCATGAGATCATCAGAGAACACCTTGGGATACCGGATGATGAAACCGTGGTCTGCGGCATGGCGATTGGTTATGCCGACCTCAAACAAAAAGTGAATAAATATCGACCTCAGCGGGAACCATTATCCAGCTTCGCAAACTTTCAATTTTATGATGAAGAAGTATCAGTATGA
- a CDS encoding hydroxyacid dehydrogenase — MSKKVLITADGIGQEGLKYFKQKGVVVFDSNNPSPVEELIETASSQQVDAIVVRRASITAAVMDASSKLKGIIKVGAGLDSIDVNAATERGIVVCNGAGLNAQATAELAFSLILAVTRKIVPLAHEMREGIWSQNEYCVAGLSGQTLGIVGLGHIGRIVASMARPFGVKLCAFSPNAPEEAFGTDIKCMNTIDELLRISDIVSVHAPGRQQYRHLFNETTFAMMKPTAYFINNGRGSIVDELALAAALSKGIIAGAGLDVFDPEPPAPDNPLLRAPNLVMTPHVSSRTLNVIETTARQAAINACLIIDGEKPAQKFLVNPEVYNGTQ, encoded by the coding sequence ATGAGCAAAAAAGTATTAATTACTGCTGACGGCATTGGTCAGGAAGGTTTAAAATATTTTAAACAAAAAGGTGTGGTAGTTTTTGATTCCAATAACCCGTCTCCAGTAGAAGAATTGATTGAGACAGCCAGTTCCCAGCAAGTTGATGCCATAGTTGTGCGCCGAGCGTCTATCACGGCTGCTGTTATGGATGCCTCCTCAAAACTCAAAGGTATAATAAAGGTTGGCGCAGGGCTTGATTCCATTGACGTCAATGCTGCCACCGAACGTGGCATCGTAGTTTGCAATGGTGCGGGCTTAAATGCTCAGGCCACTGCAGAGCTCGCTTTCTCTCTTATTTTAGCGGTCACGCGCAAAATAGTGCCCTTGGCGCATGAGATGCGGGAAGGAATTTGGTCACAGAATGAGTACTGTGTCGCTGGATTGTCGGGGCAAACTCTCGGAATTGTTGGTCTTGGACATATAGGAAGGATTGTTGCATCGATGGCTCGCCCTTTTGGTGTGAAACTTTGTGCCTTCAGCCCCAATGCTCCAGAGGAAGCTTTCGGTACTGATATAAAGTGTATGAATACCATTGACGAACTCCTTCGGATTTCTGATATCGTAAGTGTCCATGCGCCTGGCCGGCAGCAGTACCGTCATTTATTCAATGAGACGACATTTGCAATGATGAAACCAACGGCTTACTTCATCAATAATGGGCGCGGCTCGATTGTTGATGAACTAGCTTTAGCCGCTGCTCTTTCAAAAGGAATAATTGCCGGAGCCGGCTTAGATGTTTTTGACCCGGAGCCGCCCGCACCTGACAATCCACTGCTACGCGCGCCTAATTTGGTCATGACGCCCCACGTTTCATCCCGTACCCTCAATGTAATCGAAACTACTGCCCGCCAAGCAGCCATAAACGCGTGCCTGATTATCGATGGGGAAAAACCAGCGCAAAAGTTTCTAGTTAATCCAGAAGTTTACAACGGTACCCAGTAA
- the coaD gene encoding pantetheine-phosphate adenylyltransferase produces MVERVGLYPGTFDPITNGHLDIVERAAAHLVDRLIIAVAINVSKSPVFSFKERVAMVQEQTAPLADKYGIKIEARGVQGLLVETAVECGASMLIRGLRAVSDFDYEFQMASMNRKLEDKVETVFLMASENYLFVASSLVKEICQLGGDIEQFVPAEVAIAMREKFSNE; encoded by the coding sequence ATGGTCGAGCGAGTGGGGCTTTATCCCGGGACATTCGATCCAATCACCAATGGACATTTGGATATTGTTGAGCGTGCGGCAGCACATCTTGTTGATCGCCTGATTATTGCAGTTGCTATAAATGTTAGTAAATCACCTGTTTTCTCTTTCAAAGAGCGCGTGGCAATGGTTCAGGAGCAGACCGCACCGCTGGCTGACAAGTATGGTATTAAAATAGAGGCGCGAGGCGTTCAAGGGTTATTAGTGGAAACTGCGGTTGAATGTGGTGCCAGTATGCTAATACGCGGTTTACGTGCTGTTTCAGATTTTGATTACGAGTTTCAGATGGCCTCAATGAACCGTAAGCTTGAGGATAAAGTTGAGACGGTATTCTTAATGGCCAGTGAGAATTACTTATTTGTAGCCTCTAGTTTGGTGAAGGAAATATGCCAACTTGGTGGCGATATTGAGCAGTTTGTCCCGGCTGAGGTTGCGATTGCCATGCGAGAGAAATTTTCCAACGAATAG
- the gyrA gene encoding DNA gyrase subunit A, producing MQVTIEEEMRNSYLDYAMSVIVSRALPDVRDGLKPVHRRILYAMKENGYDSSKPFRKSARIVGDVMGKYHPHGDQAIYDAMVRMAQDFSMRLQLIDGQGNFGSMDGDPPAAMRYTEARLAKAAESLLDDIDKDTVDFQSNYDDSTEEPSVLPARFPNMLVNGAGGIAVGMATNIPPHNLGEVIDACVATIENPEISIADLITIVPGPDFPTGGIILGRTGIHSAFHTGRGSVVMRAKTHTEVASKDREAIVVTEIPFQVNKSRMLERIAEVVRDKTVEGISDLRDESDREGVRVVIELKRDAMTEVVLAQLYRFTPLQTSFGVNMLALNGGRPEMLNIKQVIDAFLAFREEVITRRTIYELSKARERAHILAGLLVAISNLDPVIDLIRKAKDPVEARENLMATPWPASDVEDFIKIIDDPGHAVVGGKYQFSEEQARAILELRLQRLTGMERDKLIGETEDLASQINKYLGILGSRSLLLEVMRAELVEMKDAYADERRTEISDVEFEHDIEDLIQREDMVVTVTHGGYIKRVPLSTYRAQRRGGKGRAGMSTREGDFVSRVFVTSTHTPVLFFTSRGMVFEMKVYKLPLGGPQARGKAMVNLLPLKDGEVISTVMPLPEDETTWDGSQIMFATSKGNVRRNKLSDFTNIKANGKIAMKLADGDGLVNARVCDESKDIMLSTQNGICIRFPVPDVRVFSGRTSTGVRGINLGDNDQVIWMSVLQHTDTSAEQREVFIQASRARRRLETRDKEAWKQEDLERDQERAKALENEGFQKMLEEEEFILSISNDGRGQLSSAYEYRPAKRGGKGVTNMDIGKGTAAKIVAAFSVEDKDQIMLVTDGGKLIRCPLNDVGIKGRGSQGVSVFKVDDDEKVVSVARLSDVGDPEENPEDTMNSGKETAEGPVGVNKQENNQHNELGEED from the coding sequence ATGCAGGTTACGATTGAGGAAGAGATGCGTAACTCTTACCTCGATTATGCAATGAGCGTAATCGTTAGCCGTGCACTGCCTGATGTAAGAGATGGTCTCAAGCCTGTGCATAGGCGAATTCTTTATGCGATGAAAGAAAACGGGTACGACTCTTCTAAACCGTTCCGTAAATCTGCTCGGATTGTTGGTGATGTCATGGGTAAATATCATCCCCATGGAGATCAAGCCATATACGATGCCATGGTAAGAATGGCGCAGGACTTCTCTATGCGCCTTCAGTTAATCGACGGCCAAGGTAATTTTGGATCGATGGATGGCGATCCGCCGGCAGCAATGCGGTACACCGAAGCGCGGCTTGCTAAAGCAGCAGAATCGCTATTGGATGATATTGACAAGGACACAGTTGATTTCCAGTCTAATTATGATGACTCAACTGAGGAGCCATCTGTTTTGCCGGCGCGCTTTCCTAACATGTTGGTTAACGGTGCCGGCGGCATTGCTGTTGGAATGGCAACAAATATACCGCCCCATAATTTAGGTGAGGTGATAGACGCTTGTGTGGCGACCATTGAAAATCCCGAAATTAGTATTGCCGACCTGATAACAATTGTTCCAGGGCCAGACTTCCCAACCGGGGGGATAATCCTGGGCCGAACGGGCATTCATTCTGCTTTTCATACTGGGCGGGGCTCTGTTGTAATGCGAGCAAAGACCCATACGGAAGTGGCAAGCAAAGATCGAGAGGCAATTGTCGTTACTGAAATTCCTTTTCAGGTTAATAAATCTCGGATGCTAGAGCGGATTGCAGAGGTAGTTCGCGACAAAACGGTGGAGGGCATTTCAGACCTCCGTGATGAATCTGACCGCGAAGGGGTTCGGGTTGTCATAGAGCTCAAGCGCGATGCCATGACAGAAGTTGTGCTTGCTCAGCTATATAGGTTTACCCCACTCCAAACAAGTTTCGGCGTGAACATGTTGGCGTTAAATGGCGGCAGGCCAGAGATGCTCAACATTAAACAAGTCATAGACGCTTTTCTTGCGTTTCGTGAGGAGGTAATTACAAGACGCACTATTTATGAGTTGAGTAAAGCTCGAGAAAGGGCGCATATTTTGGCAGGGCTTTTAGTTGCAATTAGCAATCTTGATCCTGTTATTGATCTTATACGAAAGGCAAAAGACCCTGTGGAGGCGAGGGAAAATTTGATGGCTACACCTTGGCCTGCGTCCGATGTTGAAGATTTTATAAAAATAATAGACGACCCGGGCCACGCCGTTGTGGGCGGGAAGTATCAATTCTCCGAAGAGCAAGCACGAGCAATTTTGGAGTTACGTTTGCAACGTCTCACTGGGATGGAACGCGATAAATTGATTGGAGAAACCGAAGATTTGGCTTCTCAAATCAACAAGTATTTGGGAATTTTAGGGTCAAGATCTTTGCTCCTCGAGGTAATGCGTGCAGAATTAGTCGAGATGAAAGATGCTTATGCTGATGAGCGAAGGACCGAAATCAGCGATGTAGAATTTGAACACGATATCGAAGATTTAATCCAGCGCGAAGATATGGTCGTGACTGTTACCCATGGTGGATATATCAAACGCGTGCCACTTTCGACATATCGTGCGCAGCGACGAGGGGGCAAGGGGCGCGCTGGCATGAGCACTCGAGAGGGTGATTTTGTTAGCAGGGTCTTCGTTACATCTACTCACACGCCAGTCCTATTCTTTACATCGCGTGGAATGGTCTTTGAAATGAAGGTGTACAAGTTGCCGCTGGGGGGGCCGCAAGCGCGCGGCAAAGCCATGGTTAATCTTTTGCCGCTCAAGGACGGTGAAGTAATTTCCACAGTTATGCCATTGCCTGAGGACGAGACGACTTGGGATGGCTCGCAGATTATGTTTGCGACATCGAAAGGTAATGTTCGGCGAAATAAACTTTCTGATTTTACCAACATTAAAGCTAACGGAAAAATTGCCATGAAACTTGCTGATGGTGATGGTCTTGTTAATGCGCGGGTATGTGATGAAAGCAAGGATATTATGTTATCCACGCAAAATGGGATTTGTATTCGGTTCCCCGTACCTGATGTTCGTGTTTTCAGCGGGCGAACTTCAACGGGGGTGCGCGGCATAAATCTCGGTGATAACGACCAGGTAATTTGGATGTCTGTTTTGCAGCACACAGACACCAGCGCCGAACAAAGAGAGGTTTTTATACAAGCCTCTCGAGCTCGTCGAAGGCTGGAAACGCGCGATAAAGAGGCATGGAAACAGGAGGATTTGGAAAGGGATCAAGAGCGAGCAAAAGCTTTGGAAAATGAGGGATTTCAGAAAATGCTCGAGGAGGAGGAATTCATCCTGTCTATCTCTAATGATGGTCGTGGTCAGCTAAGTTCAGCTTATGAATATAGGCCAGCAAAGCGTGGTGGAAAAGGCGTGACTAACATGGATATTGGTAAAGGCACTGCGGCTAAGATTGTTGCTGCATTCTCAGTTGAGGATAAAGACCAAATAATGTTGGTGACTGATGGAGGTAAACTGATTAGGTGCCCGCTTAATGATGTTGGGATTAAGGGGCGCGGTTCTCAAGGGGTATCGGTTTTTAAGGTTGATGATGATGAAAAAGTAGTATCAGTGGCGAGGCTTAGTGATGTGGGTGACCCTGAAGAAAATCCCGAAGATACCATGAATAGTGGTAAAGAAACAGCCGAGGGGCCGGTGGGTGTTAACAAACAAGAAAACAATCAGCACAACGAATTGGGTGAGGAAGACTGA
- a CDS encoding HAD-IA family hydrolase, giving the protein MRITFGEVRCIYLGSIGTLVETSELQLLAFNSAFKEYGLSWNWELKEYQEMLVKAGGQDRLKRYAESCNTNLDEESIKALHVLKTQFFEELLQSKVLFPREGVAELMTTCSKNRIMLCWITSTSQRNINAISNSLQGKLDFNLFDLITSENDCIKSKPDPEIYLNSIEKTQVPRHLSVAIEDSESGFYSAEKAGLKCLVVPGEYKKSQNYASSACVLTSLKNFHIDQNDLGFCGASATT; this is encoded by the coding sequence ATGCGAATTACCTTTGGCGAAGTAAGGTGTATCTATTTAGGATCAATAGGAACACTTGTTGAAACATCGGAATTGCAACTTCTTGCGTTCAACTCAGCATTTAAAGAATACGGTCTTTCATGGAACTGGGAGTTGAAGGAATACCAGGAAATGCTGGTAAAGGCAGGAGGGCAAGATCGTTTAAAAAGATACGCCGAGTCGTGTAATACCAATTTAGACGAGGAAAGTATCAAAGCCTTACACGTACTTAAAACTCAATTTTTTGAAGAACTACTGCAGTCGAAGGTTTTGTTCCCCCGTGAGGGTGTTGCAGAACTAATGACCACATGTTCAAAAAATAGAATTATGTTATGCTGGATCACATCTACGTCACAGCGAAATATAAATGCGATCAGCAATTCCTTACAGGGAAAATTAGATTTTAACCTATTTGATCTGATCACTAGTGAAAATGATTGTATTAAGTCTAAGCCGGACCCGGAAATTTATCTAAACTCCATAGAAAAAACGCAGGTCCCCAGACACTTGTCGGTTGCAATAGAGGACAGTGAGAGTGGCTTTTATTCTGCGGAAAAGGCCGGCCTTAAGTGTCTAGTCGTTCCAGGTGAGTACAAGAAATCACAGAACTATGCCAGTTCTGCTTGTGTTTTAACGAGCCTTAAGAATTTTCACATTGATCAAAATGATTTAGGATTTTGCGGCGCTTCCGCCACAACCTAA
- a CDS encoding D-alanine--D-alanine ligase gives MADNKHVYHVCGSPTSEFFHELSLIYAKNTILPKGWKEDFIVIEPNGSWRIGHSLSQLSDAKASKEIINNLHKGSLIVPHLFCYEGMTACRDFFEKKLSFKMIGSPGSVMALAADKNRTRKCVVQNGVNIADGGLTSEIDVQLLSFPIIIKPNKQDNSVGLTMVTRPNELQRAIELAEASDSSVLAEKYINGREIRVAVLETSEGYLIPPIIEYLVTPQNPIRTISDKLKIDTRGKPQDQALSTPVKMVCPADIDCDLYEEIRSQALRAHKALGARHYSLFDFRIEHGSNRPIFLEAGLFWSFSNAAMITKMLRAGSMDIPSIIKDVWECRDFVSEH, from the coding sequence TTGGCCGATAATAAGCACGTTTACCATGTTTGTGGTTCGCCAACGTCTGAATTCTTCCACGAATTGTCACTTATCTATGCAAAGAACACAATCCTACCAAAAGGATGGAAGGAGGATTTTATTGTAATTGAGCCTAACGGTAGTTGGCGCATCGGACACTCTTTATCTCAATTGTCCGATGCAAAAGCATCAAAAGAAATAATAAATAACCTGCACAAAGGTTCACTCATAGTCCCCCACCTGTTTTGTTATGAAGGGATGACAGCGTGCAGAGATTTTTTTGAAAAAAAATTATCTTTTAAAATGATTGGTTCGCCGGGTTCTGTGATGGCGCTAGCCGCGGATAAAAATCGCACACGCAAGTGTGTGGTCCAAAATGGGGTGAATATAGCCGATGGTGGGCTAACGTCGGAGATCGATGTTCAATTACTCTCTTTTCCGATAATAATAAAGCCCAATAAGCAGGATAATTCCGTTGGTTTAACAATGGTCACCCGGCCAAATGAATTACAACGTGCAATCGAATTGGCTGAGGCATCAGATAGTTCTGTCCTTGCAGAAAAATACATAAACGGGCGTGAGATTAGGGTTGCTGTATTAGAAACCTCCGAGGGTTATCTTATCCCCCCCATTATCGAATATCTAGTTACTCCTCAGAACCCTATTCGAACTATTTCTGATAAATTAAAAATTGATACAAGGGGAAAACCGCAAGACCAAGCGCTATCAACACCGGTCAAGATGGTTTGCCCAGCTGATATTGATTGTGATTTGTACGAGGAAATTCGATCTCAAGCGCTAAGGGCTCATAAAGCACTAGGCGCCAGGCATTACTCTCTTTTTGATTTTCGGATAGAACACGGGTCAAACAGGCCGATTTTTTTGGAAGCAGGATTATTTTGGTCTTTCAGTAACGCCGCAATGATCACAAAAATGCTGCGAGCTGGCAGTATGGACATCCCCTCTATTATCAAAGACGTCTGGGAATGTAGAGATTTTGTAAGCGAGCACTAG
- a CDS encoding ATP-grasp enzyme → MQRTDSQNILLTGGKMTKALQLARLLHRSGHKVYLSEVAKFSCSGHAFSACIHKFVLLPDLKEGLRSYLSAIRKIVTDEKIDLVIPVASPKVVYFDSDVKKALKGQCQFLHFDMEVLKVLDDKHRLCEIASELGLTAPEVHRIANRKDLDRINLKQSKKKFILKNLSYDPLNRLDRPLIPFPDQSEYFSRLSFSEKNSWVLQEFIEGTEYCTHSLVHKGKVLLHCCCLSSDFQLRYKHIDHRKIFDWISSFAKKLSLTGQISFDFIENNRGEIMPIECNPRTHSAVTTFYNSTRLADTYVKPSSLVKYDPITPREDARETYWIYHELFELFSAFSAAKLIEKTKLVALGKEAIFDMHDPLPFLMVYHWQIPLLLLKAVFTGNKWLRIDFNIGKLVEPGGD, encoded by the coding sequence ATGCAAAGAACAGATAGTCAGAACATCCTCCTTACCGGTGGCAAGATGACAAAGGCATTACAGCTAGCTAGGCTACTACACAGATCAGGCCATAAAGTTTATCTTTCCGAAGTAGCAAAATTTAGTTGTTCAGGGCACGCATTTTCAGCGTGCATACATAAATTTGTACTGCTTCCTGATTTAAAAGAAGGTCTCAGGTCCTACCTCAGTGCAATTCGTAAAATCGTAACGGATGAAAAAATAGACCTTGTGATTCCTGTTGCCAGTCCAAAGGTTGTATATTTTGACTCTGATGTTAAAAAAGCATTGAAAGGACAATGCCAATTTCTCCACTTTGATATGGAGGTTCTGAAAGTACTCGATGATAAACATCGTTTGTGTGAAATAGCCTCAGAATTAGGATTAACTGCGCCCGAAGTGCATAGAATTGCAAACCGTAAAGATTTAGATCGCATTAATTTAAAACAGTCGAAAAAGAAATTTATTCTTAAGAATCTTTCATATGATCCTCTCAATAGACTTGACAGGCCGCTCATACCGTTTCCCGACCAATCAGAGTATTTTAGTAGATTAAGTTTTTCAGAAAAAAATTCTTGGGTATTACAAGAATTTATAGAGGGCACGGAATACTGCACACATTCTTTGGTGCACAAAGGTAAAGTATTGCTGCACTGTTGTTGTCTATCATCGGATTTTCAGCTTCGGTATAAGCATATTGATCATAGAAAAATTTTTGATTGGATTAGTTCCTTTGCAAAAAAATTAAGTCTTACGGGCCAGATTTCGTTTGATTTTATTGAAAATAATAGGGGCGAGATTATGCCTATTGAGTGTAATCCGCGCACACACTCAGCTGTCACTACTTTTTATAATTCGACACGGCTTGCGGACACTTATGTAAAGCCATCATCTTTGGTGAAGTATGATCCTATCACACCGAGAGAAGATGCGCGCGAGACTTATTGGATTTATCATGAATTGTTCGAGCTATTTTCAGCATTTTCCGCCGCTAAGCTTATTGAAAAAACTAAACTCGTTGCACTGGGGAAAGAAGCAATTTTTGATATGCATGACCCACTTCCATTTTTGATGGTTTATCATTGGCAGATTCCATTGCTGTTATTAAAAGCGGTATTTACCGGTAACAAGTGGTTAAGGATTGATTTTAATATCGGTAAACTCGTCGAGCCTGGTGGAGATTAA
- a CDS encoding class I SAM-dependent methyltransferase: MKTLRPITPHSILTEKLKQLRNDPSLKETSDIFQKELNRVYLLASGLDKYLEENTTSEPAYLASLSQETREFDWEADREKVDVFLEAEMLSGHVEGQFLKTLVSATKSKKILEIGMFTGYSAISMARGLPDDGELIACEIDAEAAAIAEKSILSAGLKKKIKIIIGPAMDTLKKISKQNLTFDFVFVDADKQNYTNYVQYILKNNLLRIGGLCVVDNTLLQGEAYLDSSDRSEAGQAINLFNQYLNNEKQMEQVIIPLRDGVTVSERVK; the protein is encoded by the coding sequence ATGAAAACGCTTAGGCCGATAACACCACATTCCATTTTGACTGAAAAACTGAAACAACTTAGGAATGATCCTTCATTAAAGGAAACAAGCGACATTTTCCAAAAAGAACTAAACCGCGTCTACCTTTTAGCTTCCGGCCTGGATAAGTATCTCGAAGAAAATACCACTAGTGAGCCCGCATATTTGGCATCTCTTTCGCAAGAAACCCGTGAATTTGACTGGGAAGCTGATCGAGAAAAAGTTGATGTCTTTTTGGAAGCTGAAATGTTATCGGGGCATGTTGAAGGACAATTCCTCAAAACACTTGTTTCGGCAACTAAATCAAAAAAGATTTTGGAAATAGGCATGTTTACTGGTTACTCGGCAATTTCCATGGCAAGGGGGCTGCCCGATGATGGCGAGTTAATAGCTTGTGAAATAGATGCTGAAGCTGCTGCCATCGCAGAGAAAAGTATCCTTTCTGCTGGTTTGAAGAAAAAAATAAAAATAATAATCGGGCCAGCTATGGATACCTTGAAAAAAATATCAAAACAAAATTTGACGTTTGATTTTGTTTTTGTTGATGCCGACAAGCAAAATTATACAAACTATGTGCAATATATTCTAAAAAACAATCTTCTGCGCATTGGTGGTCTGTGTGTGGTCGACAATACCCTTCTTCAAGGAGAAGCATACTTGGATAGCTCTGACAGATCCGAAGCCGGTCAAGCCATAAATTTGTTTAATCAATACCTAAATAATGAAAAACAAATGGAACAGGTAATAATTCCACTTCGTGACGGCGTTACCGTTTCCGAGCGCGTAAAATAA